In Amyelois transitella isolate CPQ chromosome 28, ilAmyTran1.1, whole genome shotgun sequence, the following are encoded in one genomic region:
- the LOC106139978 gene encoding putative uncharacterized protein DDB_G0287265, giving the protein MIGAICFLLCLIRFYAVTVSGAEVYVINTKSNDGDVHRLSLAIDKKSLTFNPVTSGDPGKADAEKLFSIFKHSANLQPIEISPKQNRLFGNIYGSPKLQKKFKRPKHDNLNILEELEPFLKLLLNQKTPVVKKPFVDLTRVEKQFSEDYIDLGDISRKQPKSGFSQDYIDFRFLRKPYRPRRAIVGLKEALRSYNEDSDDDDEDDEETKSKRFEVVKNKHNQKDIKSDSPSDDSNDDVRKGSLEDLDSDEDFSELSDKITSKTKKKTKKAKKKASDEDKDVDKEVELYLQGNKLTMYPPMEDSGENSDDTRRLANRRMRMPYFLPKHYNWSQKDIPNLGYFFFNGPKGVSLDSD; this is encoded by the exons ATGATTGGTGCTATATGTTTTCTGCTTTGTTTGATACGATTTTATG CTGTCACAGTCTCAGGCGCTGAAGTCTACGTGATCAATACAAAATCCAATGACGGTGATGTCCACAGATTATCCCTGGCCATAGATAAAAAGTCTTTGACGTTCAATCCGGTCACATCAGGAGACCCAGGGAAAGCTGATGCCGAGAAGTTGTTCTCTATTTTTAAGCATTCCGCAAACCTTCAACCGATAGAAATTTCTCCTAAACAAAACAGATTATTCGGCAACATTTATGGATCACCAAAActtcaaaagaaatttaaaaggcCTAAGCACGATAATCTTAATATTCTGGAAGAGCTGGagccatttttaaaattacttctaaATCAGAAGACTCCCGTAGTGAAAAAACCCTTTGTAGATCTAACGAGGGTAGAGAAACAATTTTCTGAAGATTACATAGACCTCGGCGATATTAGTCGTAAACAACCAAAATCTGGCTTCTCACAAGATTACATAGATTTCAGATTTTTGAGAAAACCTTACAGGCCCAGGAGAGCGATAGTAGGACTGAAAGAAGCGTTAAGATCCTACAACGAGGACAGTGATGATGACGATGAAGATGATGAAGAGACAAAATCTAAGAGATTTGAAGTGGTGAAGAATAAACATAACCAGAAAGATATAAAAAGCGACTCTCCTTCTGATGACAGTAATGATGACGTGAGAAAGGGCAGTTTAGAAGATTTGGATTCAGACGAAGACTTCAGTGAGTTATCCGATAAAATTACTTCTAAAacgaaaaagaaaactaaGAAAGCAAAAAAGAAAGCTTCAGATGAAGACAAGGATGTCGATAAGGAGGTAGAACTGTATTTGCAAGGCAATAAACTGACAATGTACCCTCCGATGGAAGATTCGGGTGAAAATAGCGATGACACAAGAAGACTGGCAAACAGGCGAATGAGAATGCCATATTTTCTGCCGAAACACTACAACTGGTCACAAAAAGACATTCCTAATTTAGgttatttcttctttaatgGTCCTAAAGGCGTTTCCCTTGATTCAGACTAA